From one Rosa rugosa chromosome 4, drRosRugo1.1, whole genome shotgun sequence genomic stretch:
- the LOC133744194 gene encoding MDIS1-interacting receptor like kinase 2-like — protein sequence MVSVDILVYEYLERGSLDTMLSKDVKAKEFGRVNTVKGVAHASSYMHHDCLPAIVHGDISSKNNLLDSEYEASVSDFGTAKFLKPDSSNWTGLAGTYGYLGPELAYGKELAAHQMPIGDVLDQRISPPTHQVAGGVLTLVKIAFSCLSANPHSRPTMQQVSQQLETQRPALSKPLVLITCGELLAHNGFTKATFDSQNVNIRK from the exons ATGGTTTCTGTTGACATCCTGGTGTATGAGTATCTAGAAAGGGGTAGCTTGGACACAATGTTGAGTAAAGATGTCAAAGCTAAAGAATTTGGAAGGGTGAATACTGTGAAAGGCGTAGCTCATGCATCGTCTTACATGCACCATGATTGCTTGCCAGCAATTGTACATGGGGACATATCAAGCAAAAACAATTTGTTGGATTCTGAATATGAGGCCTCTGTCTCCGACTTTGGCACAGCTAAGTTCTTAAAACCAGACTCATCAAATTGGACTGGCCTTGCAGGAACATATGGGTATCTTGGACCAG AGCTTGC TTATGGGAAGGAATTAGCTGCGCATCAGATGCCAATTGGGGATGTTTTGGACCAACGCATTTCCCCTCCTACACATCAAGTTGCAGGGGGAGTGCTCACTCTTGTGAAGATAGCATTTTCATGCTTGAGTGCAAACCCACATTCTCGTCCAACAATGCAACAAGTTTCTCAACAACTGGAAACTCAGAGGCCGGCTCTGTCAAAGCCATTAGTTCTGATAACATGTGGTGAACTGCTAGCTCATAATGGGTTCACTAAGGCCACATTTGATTCGCAAAATGTAAACATCAGGAAATAA